The Raphanus sativus cultivar WK10039 chromosome 2, ASM80110v3, whole genome shotgun sequence genome includes a region encoding these proteins:
- the LOC108843289 gene encoding plasma membrane-associated cation-binding protein 1: protein MGYWNSKVVPRFKKIFEKNSAKKAAAAEACKTFDESKETINKEIEEKKTELQPKVVETYEATSAEVKALVRDPKEAGLKKNSAAVLKYLEALVGIEFPGSTAVKEAASSFGAGYVSGPVGFIFEKVCVFLPEEVKTREVPVEEVKAEEPAKTEEPAKTEEPVKTEETSGEKEIVEEKKEETVATAVVEEKKPEVEKEEEKKPVVEEVKKEEAAPAPAPAVVETPVTAPAETTTPAPVAEPPKP from the exons atggGTTACTGGAATTCGAAGGTTGTTcccaggttcaagaagatattCGAGAAGAATAGTGCTAAGaaggctgctgctgctgaagCTTGCAAGACCTTTGATGAGTCTAAG GAAACAATCAACAAGGAAATTGAGGAGAAAAAGACAGAACTCCAACCAAAGGTCGTGGAGACCTATGAGGCCACGTCTGCTGAAGTCAAG GCTTTGGTGAGAGACCCTAAGGAGGCTGGTTTGAAGAAAAACTCTGCGGCTGTGCTGAAATATCTCGAGGCTCTTGTCGGTATAG AATTCCCCGGATCAACGGCTGTGAAAGAAGCTGCCTCTAGCTTCGGAGCTGGCTATGTCTCCGGACCAGTCGGGTTCATATTCGAGAAGGTATGTGTGTTCCTTCCCGAGGAGGTTAAGACACGGGAAGTACCTGTGGAGGAAGTGAAAGCCGAAGAACCAGCCAAGACCGAGGAGCCAGCCAAAACCGAGGAGCCAGTCAAAACCGAAGAAACAAGTGGCGAGAAGGAGATtgttgaagagaagaaagaagagaccGTTGCAACCGCCGTCGTTGAGGAGAAGAAACCTGAAGTAgaaaaggaggaggagaagaagccTGTCGTAGAAGAAGtgaaaaaggaagaagctgCTCCAGCTCCAGCTCCAGCGGTGGTTGAAACTCCGGTTACGGCACCAGCTGAAACGACAACGCCGGCGCCAGTGGCTGAGCCACCGAAGCCTTGA